The DNA region TGCCCACCGGACCGGCCGGCGAACTCTTCCTCCCGGTGGATCCGACAGTGCCCGCCACCGGCCCGGGACCCCTCGGCGGGCCGGCCCCCTACCCGCAGAACCGGGCGGTGCTGCACCTGGCCGGGGCGCACACCGGCTGGATCAGCGCCGGCAACCCCCACCAGTGGATCACCCCGGCCGGTGAGATCACCCCCTATCCGACCGGGGTGGGCCTGCGCCACGTACCGGACATGCCGCCTCCCGGGCCGGGGGCCACGACCCTGTACTTCCCGAACGAGCAGAGCGGACGGCTGCTCTGGTTCCACGACAACACCATCGGAATGTCCCGGCTGACTGTCTACTCCGGACAGTCCGCGCTCTGTCTGCTAGCCGACGAGGCGCAGGACCGGCTGGTGGCCGAGGGGGTACTGCCCGACGATCAACTGCCCCTGGTCTTCGAGGACAAGACCTTCGTACCGGACGACGCCCAGCTCGCCGAGCAGGATCCGACCTGGGACCGGCACCGCTGGGGAGCCCGGGGCAACCTGTGGCACCCGCACGTCTACCAGCCCCGGCAGAACCCGTACCAACCCGACGGGGGCAACCCCACCGGCCGATGGGACTACGGCCCCTGGTCTCGTACCGTGCCGGCGGCCGGACCGCAGGCCGGGCCGGTGCCGAACCCGCGCCACGACCCGGACGGCGATCCGGCGGAGCCCCCGGAGGTGCCCGGGGTCCCCCACCCCAGCGCGGTACCGGCCGTCTACGGCGACACCGTGCTGGTCAACGGCGCCGCCTACCCCTACCTGGAGGTCGAACCCCGGGTGTACCGGTGGCGCATCCTCAACGCCTGCACCGACCGCTGGCTGAACCTCCAGCTCTACCGGGCCGGCTCGGACGAGCCGATGTGGCACCCGGACGACCGGCTGGCCGACGCCCAGGCCGGTGAGGTGCCGATGGTCGAGGCGGTACGGGCACCGGGGCGGCCGGCGGGCTGGCCCACGGACGGTCGTCCCGGCGGTGTCCCCGACCCGGGGGCCAGCGGCCCACCACTGATCCGGATCGGCAACGAGTGCGGGCTGCTGCCGGCCCCCGTGGTGATCCCCAACCGGCCGGTGGGGTTCCGCTACGACCGGCGCGATCCGGGGGTGCTCAATGTCGACGGGCACGCCCTGCTGCTGGCCCCCGGCGAGCGGGCCGACGTGCTGGTGGACTTCGCCACGGTGACCCCGGGCAGCACCCTGATCCTCTACAACGACTGTCCCGCCCCGTTTCCCGCCTTCGACCCCCGCTACGACCAGCACACCGGTGCGGCCGACCGGACCGCCGAGGGGGGCCCGCCACCCACCCTGCCCGGTTACGGTCCGAACACCCGGACCCTGGTGCAGATCCGGGTCACCGGCACCCCCGCGCAGCCGTACGACCTGGACCGGCTGCGCGAGCGACTACCGACGGCGTACGCGGCCAGCCAACGCCCCCCGATCGTGCCGGACCCGGCGTACGACCCCTGCTTCGGCACGGTCACCGCCGGGACGACCCGGATCCCGGTGCACGCCACCGGGGTCGAGTTCGTCCCCACCGGTGCCCCCGGCCCGGTCACCCTGCCGCTGACCGTCAAGGCGGTGCGGCAGGTCTTCGAGGCCGAACACGGCCGACTCACCGGGCGACTGGGGGTGGCGCATCCGCACGCCGGGCCCCGCGCCGAGACCCTCCTGCCGCTGGGGCCGACCGACCCGGCCACCGAGTTGCTGCACGTCAGCGACCCGGCGGTGCCGGTCGGGGCGCCCGGCGACGGCACCCAGCTGTGGCGGGTGTGCGGCACCGGCCGGCAGAGCCATCCGGTGCGCTTCGACGGGCTGGACGTGCAGGTGGTCGGCCGGGTAGGCCGCGACGGCACGATCCGCCCACCGGATCCGGGGGAACTGGGCTGGAAACAGATCGTCCGGGTGGACCCCGGCGAGGACGTGATCCTGGCGCTGCGCCCGGAGCCGCCGGCACTGCCGTTCAAGATCGGCGACAGCGTACGGCTGCTCGACCCGACCCGGCCGGTCGGCGTACCGGTCGGGTCCACCCCGGTCAGTCCGCTGGACGGGCGCCCGGCCTCGGTGGTCAACCAGCTGGTCAACCTGGGCTGGGAGTACCGCTGGTGCAGCGGTGCGGGCGGGCACCGCGACCAGGGCATGAGCCGCCCCCTGGTGGTGCGGGTGTCGCCCCGGGCACCCAGCGGGCTGACCGCCACCGCCGCGCCCGGTTCGGCCACCGCCCTACCGGCGATCAACCTGACCTGGACCGGTAACGGCAGCCGCCCACCGGCCACCAGTCACCTGCTGCAACGCGCCACCGACCCGACCTTCACCGACGGGTTGACCGAGTTGACCGTGGCGGCCACCGCCACCCGGTACACCGACGCCACCGTCACCCCCGGGGTCACCTACCACTACCGCATCCGGGCGGAGAACACCGTGGGCTGCTCCGCCTGGTCGAACAGCGTCCCGGCCTCGGTGCAGTTGGCGGCGCCGACGAAGCTGACCGCGGCGATACCACCGGCCGCGCCGCTGCGGGTGGCGCTGCGCTGGATCAACCGGTCCTTCGCGACCGGTGTGGACGTCCAGCGGGCCACCAACCCGACCTTCACCAGCGGGCCGGGCACCACTGCCATCGGGGTCGGCGACCACCACCTGGATCCCGCGGTCGCCCCGGACACCACCTACTACTACCGGGTACGCACCACCTACCTGGGTGCCGCCTCGCCCTGGTCGACCGTGGTCACGGTGACCAGTCCGCCGGCGCCGGGGGTGCCCACCTCGGTGAGCGTGGCCACCAGCTCACCCGGCCCGGACACCGCCGTGGTGGTGTTGAGCTGGGCGGCCAGCACTCCCGCCGGCCAGGGGGCCGGTTTCACCGTGCAGCGGGCCCTGGATGTGGCCTTCACCCGCGAACTGTCCACCTTCACCGTCACCGGCCGGGGCTTCACCAACACCGGCCTGGCCCGGGGCGTCACCTACCACTACCGGATCCGCTCCTTCAACGTGGTCGGCGCCTCCCCCTTCACCGCCCCCATCCCCATCACCACCCCGGACTGACCCCTGCGGTGTTGATCAAGAAGTTTCGGTCTGGATCCGTCGCCCCGACGACCAGAACCTCTTGATCAACGGGGCAGGTCGGGGGTGGGGTGGGGGCGCAGCTCGGACAGGGCCGAGGCGAAGCCGTGCAGCAGGTCTGTGGCCTCGGTCAGGCGGGCGGCGGCCGGGTGTTCGAGTTGGGGACGGTACTCCTCGGCCAGGTAGCCGGCGGCGGCCACCACCAGCCGCTCGTACGCCGCCACCCCGGCCTCCAGTTGGCCGGTGAGCGCCTGGTGCGCCTCCGCCAGGGGTGCCCGGGCCTCGGCGGGGGCCAGGCGGGCGGCCCGCTCCACACTGGCCACCCGGTTGGCCAACTCCCGCAGGGACTGCTCGGCGGCGCTGGCCTCGGCGACGGCCGGCTCGGCCAGGCCGGTCAGCCGACCGGTCATCCCGGCCATGGTCGCGGCGGCCCGGTCCAGCCGTTCCCAGGGCCCGGCGGCGCTGGTGCCCCGCAGGGCGGTGCGGGCCCGGGCCCGGCGTACCTCGGCCACCACCCCGGCACCGACCGGCAGTCGTTCCACCGCGGCGACCAGGCGGGCCCGGCTGCGGGCGGCGGCCTGGGCCGGGTCCAGGGCGGGCGGGGCCGGCTGGGCGGCCAGGGCCCGCAGGTCCACCCACCGCCAGGCGGCCAGGGCGGTGGTGGCGCCCGCGGCGGCGGCCCAGGCCGCGTCGGCCAGCCCGATCCCGGCGTACGGGGTCAGAATGACGGCCGCACCCCCGAACCCACCCGCCAGTACGCTCCACCGCCGGGCAGAGCGTCGCAGCCTGCCCAGCCGCCGGAAGTAGCGGGTGCGTTCGTCTGCTGCCACCGTCGCCTCCTAGATCCCCCGCTCAGCCGGCGGCGCTGGCGTCGCCGGTGCCCCGGTCCCGGTTCATGGTCGCCCTGATCTCGTCCAGCCGGGCCACGGCCGGGTCGGCGGTCGCCGGCTGCGCGGCACCGCCCTGGGCGGCACCGGCACCGAGCTGCTCACCGGCCATGCTGGCCCGGATCTGGTCCAGCCGGGCCGTGCCGGCGACATCCAGAGTGGCCTTCTGGATCTCCAGCATCCGCCCCTCGGCCGAGTTGCTGGCCAGTTCGGCGCGGCCCATGGCGTTGGCGTAGCGCCGCTCGATGCGGTCCCGGACCTCGTCGAGGCTGGGGGTGCTGCCGGGGGCGGTGAGGGCGGACATCGACTCCAACGAGGCGGCCACGCTCTCCTGCATCTTGGCCTGCTCCAGCTGGCTGAGCAGCTTGGCGCGCTCGGCCAGCTTCTGCTGGAGGATCATGGAATTGTTCTCCACCGCCCGGCGGGCCTGCCCGGCCGCCGCGAGGGCCTGGTCGTGCAGGGTCTTCAGGTCCTCGGCGGCCTGCTCGGCGGAGACCAGCTGGGTGGCCAGGGTCTGCGCGGACTGCTCGTAGCGCCCGGCCTCGGCCTCGTCCCCCTTGGCCCGGGCCTGGTCGGCCAGGACCAGGGCCTGACGGGCGTTGGACTGCAACCGCTCGACGTCGGACATCTGCCGGGACAGCTTCATCTCCAGCTGACGCTGGTTGCCGATCACCGCGGCGGCCTGCTGGACCAGGGCCTGGTGCTGCCGGTGCGCCTCATCGATGGCCTGCTGGAGCTGCACCTTGGGATCGGCGTGCTCGTCGATGCGGGCGCCGAAGAGCGCCATCAGGTACTTCCAACCCTTGACGAACGGGTTCGCCATCTCCGCGGTATCCCCTCAGTAGCGTTGCTGCGCCAGCCCCACCTCGGATGGCCCGGCGCGGCCACCGGCGATGGTGGGTCCATCGTCCCAGTCGAGCGCCAGCAAGACATCCGTACCGGCGACGAGGGAACGTACGCGATCAACCCTACGCGGCGGTTGCCACCGGGACCATCCGCCGACGAGCCACCCGGGGCTCAGGCGGCGCAGACCACGTCCCGGTCGGTGCGGTCGGCGGCCCGGACCCGGGTGCTGCGCAGGGTCGCCTTGAGTGGGGACTCCTGGTGCACCGAGACGGCCACCCCGTCCGCGCTGACCTGGCGTACGGCGCGGCTCGATGCCGCACCCACCGGGGTCGACTCGACCGTCTCGTTCGAGACGGGCACGAGCACCTCCGGCAACTGCTCGGCCAGCGCTACCGTGTCACTGACCTCACGCAGCAACTCGGAGAGGCGGGCGCCCAGGGCGTGGCAGATCGCGGCCAGCAGCTCGCTGGAGGGCTCCTTCTGGCCGCGTTCGATCTCGGACAGGTAGCCCAGGCTGACATTGGCGGCGGACGAGACCTCGCGCAGCGTGCGGTGCTGCCCCTGCCGGCGCGCCCGTAGTGCGTCACCGATCACCCGGCGTAGCAGGACCATCGCACCTCCCCTGGGGGACAGAGTACGCCTGACCGTGCGGCCCGGCGGCGGCACCGGCTCCGATCGACGGAGCCTTCCCGCAACCGTACCCGCTGTAGGCCGCTGCGACATCCCTCCCCGCCCGGCTAACGAGCCGCGTGGCCATTCTGAAATCTGCTCCCGACGGCCACTTCCGCGCCTTCGGCGAGCTGGGCGTGCTCGGTGAGCAGCCGCAACGCCTCGGTCACGGTGGCACCCCGGATCTGGTCGCGTCCGCCGTCGAGGTCAAGCTCACGCACCTGGGTACCGTCCGGGCCGGCGACCGCGACGAAGACCAGCCCGACCGGCTTGCCGTCCTGCGGCTCCGGGCCAGCCACTCCGGTGGTGGCCAACCCCCAGTCGGCCCCGCAGCGGCGGCGTCCCCCCTCGGCCAGCGCCACCGCCACCTCGGCGTCGACCGGGCCGCGCTCGGCCAACAGCTGTCCCGGCACCCCGGCCAGCCATTCCTTCAGCTCGGTCGCGTACACCACCAGGCCGCCCCGGTAGACGACACTGGCCCCGGCGATCTCCACGATCGTGGCGGCCAGCAGCCCTCCGGTCAGCGACTCGACCGTGGCCAGGGTCTCCCGTCGCTCGGTGAGACGGTGCACCACGGCGGCCGCCGCGCGACCCATCGATCCTTCGGCTTCTCTGACACCCACGCCTGACATCCTTCCCGACCAGCCGGGGTTCTACTCGCCGCCGCGCGGTTCGGCCGCCCAGCGGGAGCGGGACGGGTCAGCTACGGGAGCGGCGAAGGCGCAGGGCCTGGGCGATGTAGTCGAAGCCGGTGACGACGGTCACCACCACCGCCGCCCCCATGATCCAGGGACCCACACCGGCCAGCCCGGCCGGCATCGGCCACAGGTACCAGACGATGGCCAGGATCTGCAGGGCGGTCTTGACCTTGCCGCCGCGGCTGGCCGCGATCACCCCGCGCCGGATCACCCAGAACCGCAGGGCGGTGATGCCGAGTTCGCGGGCGAGGATGAGCCCGGTCACCCACCAGGGCAGCCGGTCGTAGAAGGACAGCAGCAGCAGGGCGGCGCCGGTGAGGGCCTTGTCGGCGATCGGGTCGGCCACCTTGCCGACCGCGGTGATCAACCCGAACCGGCGGGCGATCCAGCCGTCGACCAGATCCGTGGCCGAGGCGACCGCGAAGATCAGGCAGGCGGTGATCTGCCAACCGGGGTGGGTCATGCCGGCGAAGACCACGGAGACCGCGAAGACCGGTACGAGCAGCAGCCGCAGGGCGGTCAGCGCGTTGGCGGCGTTCACCACCGGCACCCCGGCCGCCACCGGAGCCGGTGTCGACTCGGTAGCGCCGGTCATCGGCCCACGCTCGGGCACCCCATGCTGTCGTTCCCTCTCGTCTCGCCCCGCCGTCACCGTGTCGCGCCGGGCGCCGCCGAGATCATCTCATCCGGCACCGCCAGCAGGTCCACTCCCTCCGTGCCGGTCACCGTGGCCCGGACCAGGTCACCCGGGCGGAGTGCGGCC from Micromonospora sp. NBC_01739 includes:
- the pgsA gene encoding CDP-diacylglycerol--glycerol-3-phosphate 3-phosphatidyltransferase, whose product is MTGATESTPAPVAAGVPVVNAANALTALRLLLVPVFAVSVVFAGMTHPGWQITACLIFAVASATDLVDGWIARRFGLITAVGKVADPIADKALTGAALLLLSFYDRLPWWVTGLILARELGITALRFWVIRRGVIAASRGGKVKTALQILAIVWYLWPMPAGLAGVGPWIMGAAVVVTVVTGFDYIAQALRLRRSRS
- a CDS encoding CinA family protein, translated to MSGVGVREAEGSMGRAAAAVVHRLTERRETLATVESLTGGLLAATIVEIAGASVVYRGGLVVYATELKEWLAGVPGQLLAERGPVDAEVAVALAEGGRRRCGADWGLATTGVAGPEPQDGKPVGLVFVAVAGPDGTQVRELDLDGGRDQIRGATVTEALRLLTEHAQLAEGAEVAVGSRFQNGHAAR
- a CDS encoding PspA/IM30 family protein, with the translated sequence MANPFVKGWKYLMALFGARIDEHADPKVQLQQAIDEAHRQHQALVQQAAAVIGNQRQLEMKLSRQMSDVERLQSNARQALVLADQARAKGDEAEAGRYEQSAQTLATQLVSAEQAAEDLKTLHDQALAAAGQARRAVENNSMILQQKLAERAKLLSQLEQAKMQESVAASLESMSALTAPGSTPSLDEVRDRIERRYANAMGRAELASNSAEGRMLEIQKATLDVAGTARLDQIRASMAGEQLGAGAAQGGAAQPATADPAVARLDEIRATMNRDRGTGDASAAG
- a CDS encoding helix-turn-helix domain-containing protein, with protein sequence MVLLRRVIGDALRARRQGQHRTLREVSSAANVSLGYLSEIERGQKEPSSELLAAICHALGARLSELLREVSDTVALAEQLPEVLVPVSNETVESTPVGAASSRAVRQVSADGVAVSVHQESPLKATLRSTRVRAADRTDRDVVCAA
- the pspM gene encoding phage shock envelope stress response protein PspM, whose product is MAADERTRYFRRLGRLRRSARRWSVLAGGFGGAAVILTPYAGIGLADAAWAAAAGATTALAAWRWVDLRALAAQPAPPALDPAQAAARSRARLVAAVERLPVGAGVVAEVRRARARTALRGTSAAGPWERLDRAAATMAGMTGRLTGLAEPAVAEASAAEQSLRELANRVASVERAARLAPAEARAPLAEAHQALTGQLEAGVAAYERLVVAAAGYLAEEYRPQLEHPAAARLTEATDLLHGFASALSELRPHPTPDLPR